The Bdellovibrio sp. NC01 genome includes the window TTCAAGTTTTTCCATACGAATACCTGCAGCCACGCTGATGACGATTTTATTTTCGTCAAACGCACGACCAACAGGTTCCAGTGCCACCAACAAATCTTGGGGTTTAACGGCCAAGATGATGATGTCACAGATATCAATAAGCTCTTCATTGTTAGTCAGAGTATTGATTTGGAATTGTTCTTTAAGTTTGATCAGTTTGCCTTCAGATCGGTTGCTTGCGTAGATGTGTTTCGCGGGGATTCCGCCTTCGACAAGACCCTTGATCATGGCTTGCGCCATATTCCCGGCACCCAAAAATCCAATTTTTTGCGCTTTTAATAGTGGGTTCATGGAGTATTGGCTCCTTCCAGTACTGTGTCAGTCTAACGTCTGACAGGGCGTTCGCCAAACAAAATAGTCCCAAGACGCACAATGGTTGCGCCTTCTTCTATGGCGACTTGATAATCATGGCTCGTGCCCATTGACAGCTCCGTCATCGGATGAACTGTCGTGTCAGTTTGCCGTTTAAGCTCGTCACGCAAAGCGCGGAGCTCCGCAAAGTAATGACGTACTTCAGACCCCGTTTCGGTTAATGGCGGCATCGTCATCAAACCCATTATATGCAAGTTGGGAAGTTTCATCAGCTCAGGCCATGCCGCAAGAACGTCGTTCTTATCAAAACCGTTTTTGGTTTCCTCGTGGGCAAGGTTCACTTGGATAAGAATATTTTGTTGAACGCCTTTAGAGTCGCATTGACGGCTTAAAACTTGGGCAAGCTCAAGGCTTTCCACCGAATGAATCAGATGGAATTTCCCAACCACGTATTTGGCTTTATTTTTTTGCAGATGGCCGATCAAGTGCCATTCAATATCGGGTAGGTCGGAAAGAGCTTCCTGTTTGTCTAAAGCCTCTTGCACATAGTTTTCACCAAAACGACGTTGTCCTTGTCCGTATAAATCGCGGATCTTTTCCATAGGTTGTAACTTGGAAACGGCGAGAAGTTTGGCTTTACCTAATTGACTCAAGACTTGTTGCAAAGACATGCAGCTATCTTAGTCAGTTTTATTTACAAAGGCTATAAGCTTGAACGGCTTCTTGGATTTCTAAATAGATTTTTTTTCTAGAAGTGACTTTAAGCACTTCCCAATAAGGGGAGCGGGTAAATAGGTCTTCACCACGGCCCAACTGGTCATTCAACATCGCCATTGAACATTTAATACTGCCTTCTGCCGTGCTGCCATCGCCATTGCGGCAGCCGCCAGAATATTCGCCCTCGCGACCTTTATGAAGTTGCAAAAGACCAACAAGAGTTCCGTTGGGTCCACCATGAAGCGGCGGACTTTTACGGCACGAGCTTTCGTGATTCGACATCGCAGCGATAATCGTGACCCACATGCCTTGTTTGCCTTCGGGACTCATCTGTTCATAGCCAGGGCAAAGTTCTTTTAAATCGCGTGATCCGCGTTCAAGTTCTGAATACTGACGTGATTGAAGTTGTTTGATGACCTCTTGGCCCCAGGGACCATAAGACGAGCCATTTGAAAATTTCCCACAAGTCTCAGCCCAGTTCATGCGCTCTTGAACATCACTGACGGCTTGAGCCACTTGTCCGTTGCTGACTGTGTTTCTGATATCACGAGCTAACATTTGCTCGCGTGATTTTGTAGAGGGCAAAGAACATTCAACACAATTGCTTGCTTCAACGCCCGCAAACGCAAGCGATGCTTGGAATAAAAAGGCGGTAGCGATGATAGTTAGCCTTACGTTGAATTTCATAGTGACCTCGACAAAGATTTACTATTCATCGATGGTGCCAGTCTTAAATCTAAACAGTTGAATTTCACGCCAGTAAGATTGTCGATCTCAGTCGAGGGTGACCAAAAAGGCTTCTGCCTCTCATTTTGAGACGGCGGTGTTTTGTTAGAAACCACGATGCCTGCAAGAAGTAGTTACGCAACACTGATAATAATGAAGCGCGGATATAAAATTCTTATTTCTCTTGCTGTGCTTTTCATCGTGGCTCGCATCGCTTTGCCGCTGGGATTTCTTTACGTCATCAATAAAAAACTAAGTCATGATATGCCGACGTATGTGGGGCGCATTTCCAATTTCAGTATTTCCTTTCATCGAGGCTCCTACGAAATAGATGGACTGCGTATCTGGCGCAAAGATCGGGCGGAGTACGATCCCATTATCGCTGTCGATAAAATTCGCGTGAGCTTTTTGACGCATTTGTTTATTGAAAAGAAAGTTTTAGTTAGCGTCGACGTTGATCGACCGCGCCTTCATATCATCGACAGCGTCATCAAGGGCAATCAGCAATACGGTGAAGAGCAAAATTGGGAAAAGCTTTTTGAAAAGTTCATTCCCTACGATGTCGAAAATATCAAAGTCGCCGATGGCAGTATTGTGTTCGTGAATCGCGACTATAAGAAACCCGTGCAAGTTAGTATTGATAAAATCTCTGTCAGCATTATGAATTTGCACAATACTGAAAAGGTGAATCGAAAACTGCCAGGTCAGATTAAAATGTCAGCCCGCCTGCAACGAGAAGGCTGGATTCGCGCTAGTGTTCAGTTCAATAAAGATGCTGAAAATCCAACCTTCAATTTAAAAGCGGATTTAACGTCAACGAATCTGGCGCGAATGAATAACACCTTTATCTTGTACGGACCTTATTATTTTTTGCGTGGAGAAATGTCGTTATTTTCTCAAGTCTTCGTAAATAACGGTGCGGTTCGCGGTTATTTGACGCCATTTTTTAAAGATGTCGAGGCTGTGAAGATCACTTGGAACAATCGCATCGAAAAGCATATTTTTGCAGAATCGATTCAAGCACTGGGTGATATCGTTCTTTCCAATTCAAAACGCTTGCATGGTAAACGTTATGCTTTCAGTGGACAGATGGTTCCCGGTGAACCGCGATGGCAGGCGTTCTGGACGGCTGTGCGCAGTGGCTTTCAAAAAAATGTGCCTGGCAAAAAGAACATCGCCAGTCGTAAAGTCAGTTCATTCTCTGCAAAGTGGCTTGAATCGACTGACGGGCAGACTCCAGCAAATCCTCCGAAGCGTTACGGGCTTCGCGAAGAACTAGAGCTTTTTCAAAACACACCTTTGCTTGTGCCCACTTCATTTGATCAAAATAATTTTTCCCCGCATGTTGCCAGATAAAATCATTCAAGTGACCAAGATCGCGGCTTTGTGCAAGGGCCATCAAATCGTCAAACATCGGATTACTTAAATCAAAACACGACTGCCATTGATAGACGTGGGCCAGGCGAATTTGTTGCGTGATTTTCCACGCCTCGCCCAAATTGTGGCGTTCAATAATTTCCAAAGATTTTAAAAGATAATCGCGTGCTTCGCCCAGGAATCCCAGAATGCGCAAGTAAGTTCCGATTTCACCAAGAGCTTTCACGCGCTCTACAGGATTTTGAATTGTTGAAAGAGCAATCTTCTTTTCTTGTACGTACAAATCCATATCGTTCTCATTTTGAGGACGATCATGAAGGTTCTCGTCAAAATAGATGTCGAGATTGTACTCTTTCATGACTCCAATTTTGCCAAAAGATGGCGAACTACCGCAACTGGTAAACCAACGACGTTATCAAATGGGCCTTCGAACTTTTCCACGAACTTGCCCCCATGACCTTGAATGCCATAGGCGCCGGCCTTATCCATGGGCTCACCCGTCGCAATATAGGTCCAGATTTCATCATCATTAAGTGTCTTGAAGAAAATTTTTGTCGTCTCAACATGAGACAACTCTTTGCCGGTGTCGGTGTCGACCACGCAAACTGCGGTCAGTACTTCATGATAATTCCCAGACAAAAGTTTTAAAATGCGGTAGGCATCGTCGCGATCTGCGGGTTTTCCAAGCGGGCTCCCACCAAAAATCACTTCCGTATCGGCGGATATGAGGATCGCAGGGCCTTTTCCACTCGACTTATGGTCAGCTAAAGCCTGTCTAGCTTTTCGTCGGGCGATATCCAAAATCTGGTCATTCACATTCAGGTTTTTGTTAGGAATTTCCGATACTTTAACTGGTACCACGTCGAATGAAAAACCAGCTTCGTGAAGAAGTTGACGACGACGTGGGGATTCAGATGCCAACACAATTGGTTTCATGAATTCACTTGAACACAAAGAGGCGAAAATGGGAAGTGCAGAGTTAATGCTCATACTAGGATTGCTGCTCGCAGGAGTGGCGGTTTTCCTATTCGTTAGTTCCATCTTTGCAAGTAACGCGGATAAGTCGCAACTTTCATGGGCGAACAATGCAGAACCCGTGAAGTCGAAAAATCCTATTATCAACTTTTCGCGTCCACTTGTGCATCAGTTCACATTGCAACATGCATTGAAGATTAGAAGTGAAGGTTATCGTAAGAAGGTTCGTAAGTTCATCAAAACATCAGGTTTGTCAGCAGAGTTGAATGAAGACGAATTCATCGGCTTGCAACTTCTGTGGGGCATTATGTTCCCGATCTTCTTGCTGATCATGAACTTCTCGTTGCAGTTGGGTTTATCGCCTTACATGTGCGTCGGTATGGGGTTGATTGGTTTCTATCTTCCACAAATTCACTCGAAAGGTGAAAAGAAGAAGCGTGAGCTTTCAGTGCGTGCCGATTTGCCGTTCTTCATCGACTTGCTAGCGCTTTCAGTGGAAGCCGGTTTGGACTTCTTTTCTGCGATTCAAAAGATCGTGGATAAAGCACAAGGTACAGATTCAGTTTTGGCGGATGAGTTTTCAATTGTTTTGAAAGATATCAAAATCGGTTCGTCGAAAACGCAAGCCTTGAAAGAAATGGCCGAGCGTTTAGACATGAACGAGATTACCAGCTTCGTCGCGGTCTTGGTTGACGCGGAAGCAACGGGTGCAAGTATTTCGCAAGTATTAAAGGACCAGTCCGAGCAAATGCGTTTGGAGCGTTTCGTACGCGCCGAAAAAGCGGGTGCTCGTGCTTCGCAAGCTATCTTGATTCCGCTGATGATTTTCATTTTACCAGCGGTCTTCATCATGGTTTTCGGTCCAGTAGCAGTTTCATTTATGTCGGGTGGAAAATAGATGATGGCAGTGTTGCAGAATAAATCCACAAACGTAAACCTGGTTCCGAATCTGGAAGTCGCAAAGACTTTCTGGAGTCGTGGCAAGGGCTTGCTTGGCAGAAAAAATCTGTCCGAGGACGCAGCGCTTTGGATTCATCAGTGCAACAGCATTCATACGTGTTTTATGCAGTTTTCTATCGACTGTGTATTTGTAGATAAAAATTTGAAAGTCAAAGCCATCTATAAAGATGTGAAACCTTGGCGAATGGTTTTCCCAGTATGGGGAGCCAGTTCAGTCATTGAGATGGCAGCAGGTACAAGCAGCAAGTTGAACATCAGCGTGGGAGATCAACTCTATGTGGGCGCTTAGAGTTTTAACCGGTCCTCAAGCCGGCCAAATTTTAGAATTGAAAATGGGGCGCAACGTGATCGGTCGTGCTCCAACTTGTGATATTAAACTCACAAGTGCTGGCGTTTCTAAGGAACACAGCGAAGTCACTGTTTATAAAGAAAAAATTGTCGTCACGGATTTGAAATCAAGCAACGGTACTTATTTAAATGGTATTCGTATGCAAACCGGGATCATGAGACTTGGTGATAAACTGGGTATTCACGATGTTTTGGTTGATGTGATTCCAGCTCCGGATGCAAGACCACAAGCGCCACGTCCACAACAAGCGCAAGTGCCGTCGCAAACTCCAATGCCATATTATGGTGGTGGTGCGGCTCCGCAAATGCCGCCACAAATGTATCAACAACAAGCTTACGGTCAGCCGCAAGGTATACCGCAACCTATGGCAGGAATGCCAGGAGCAGCTCCAGGTGCGGCCCCAGCGCCAGCTCCGGCTTATCATCCGGGTGGTGTCAAAGCCCTTGTTGATAAGTTGATGGAGTACATTGATAAAGTCGCATTGCCAGGGGTTTATAAACTTCCAACGTTTATTGAATTCAAAATGGTATTGTTGGGCTTTGTCGTTTTATTTATCTTTGTCACAACATTGCTTTCAATGATTCCGATGGTGGCGATTTCAAGAGCCAGCATCATCAATGAAAGTAAACGTCGTGCGGCTTCTATCGCAAGAACAGTTGCGACGATGAACCAAGCGGCCCTTCTGCAAAATAGTTTTTCACAGTTAACAACGAACCAGGCAGAGTCTGAAGACGGTGTGAAACAAGTTCTTATCGTGCAACAATCTGACGGTATGATCTTGGCTCCAGCGACTCGTGCAGGTACGACTCCGGATTTGCCATTCGTGCATGTGGCTCGTCGTGAAATGCGCCCGCAGTCGGTGGAAGTTGATTCTTCAACGATCGGTGCAAGTTTCCCAATCGGCTTGTTCGATCCAAATACGGGTGAACAGTCGGTGAAAGCTCATGCGATTGTCTTGTATGATATCGGAAGCTTGGCATTTGATGACGGTCGTGCGATTTCGTTGTTCATGCAAACTTTGGTTATCGCAACCCTTGTAGGTTTGTTGATTTACTTCTTTATGTACAAGCTGATCGAATATCCAATTGCGAGCTTGAATTCGCAATTAGACATTGCAATGCGCGAAAAGAAAGACAGCACTGAAGTCGACTTCATGTTCCCACCATTGCAAGCTCTTGTTGGCAATATTAACAGTTTGCTGACTCGTTATATCAGTGGCGCACGTGATGAAGGCGGCGGCGGCAACTTCGTCAATAAAGATGGCGAGGCTGAAAACCTTGTACAGATGATCGGTTTCCCGTCGGTGGCTATTGCTAAAGACGGTCGCATCATCGCATGCAGTCCTTCATTTGCAGCGGTCGCACACGCAGAAGCAACAGCATTAGCTGGGCAAATGTATACGGCGATTCCAGACACAGCCATGCAACAAAATATTGAACACTTGGTGGGTAAGAGCCGCGAAAATCCTCGCGTGATTCATACGGACCAATTGGAGTTCAGTGGTCATTTATGTGTATTAAGCTGTCAGGCGATGAGTTCATCGCCGACAGATATCGATTATTATCTTATCACCGTATCACCAACTGACGGAGGGTCGTAATGGGCGCGGCTCCGAATGTGAAAGATGCATTGTCGTTCGAAGTTGAGGTCACCAAGGGGCCTCATATCGGACTTCGTTTAAACTTCTCAAAAGGAAGTGCGACGATCGGTCGTGGACCCGAGAATGATATCGTTCTTTCAAGTGATCCACGTGTGAGCCGTCAACATGCTGAAATCAAACAGCGTGGTAGTGAATTCGTTGTTGTTAATTTAAGTTCGAAAAATTTTATCCTCGTAAATGGTGAAGCTGTTCAATCAGAAGTTCTTAAAAAAGGAACTGTGATTCAAATCGGTGAAACAGAAATGCGTTTCATCTGCGAAGGTGCTGAAGAACCGCAATTAGCGGCGGTTCCTTCGTCTGTGCCAGCAGCGACACCAGGTTTAAAACCAAACAGTCCGTTTGTGCCAGTGACGCCAGCGCCAACTCCGGCAGCGGCACCACGTCCACAAGCAGGTGTACCAGCATTCCAGCAACCAGGAATGGCACCGTCAGTTCCACCAATGGGAATGCCACCATCAATGCCTTCCCAAGGTATGGGCTATGGTGGAGGATTCCAAGCTCCTCCGTCTGCGGGACCGGCTCCAGCAATGCGTGGTGGTGGCGGCAGTATTTTGCAAAATCCAAAAGCGCGCTTCTATGGAATCATCGCGATTGTTGCGGTGGTGGGATATTTCATTTTCTCTCCGTCAAAAGGGAATAAGGCGAAAGATCCAAATGCTATCCGAACGTCTTCGATTTCGTTGCAAGATATGGCGGAGGCAGACAAACGTACGCAAGAGCTCGCTTCACTGAAGAAAGATAAGTACGATTCGGTTCAATACCGTCGTGCCCAAGAAAACTTTATTCGTGGTTTCCGCGATTTCCAACAAGGTCAATACGCTCGTTCGCGTGAAGCGTTCCAAGTCGTATTGAACTTGGACCCGGATAATGAATTAGCGAAGCGCTATTATCATTTAGCAAAAATTAAGTTCGATGAGTTAGTTAAGTTTAATATGATTCAAGGTAATCGCTACAGAGAAAAGAAAAACTGGCGTATGTGTCAGTCGAATTATTCTAACGTGATGACTATGCTACAGAACCGCAAAGACGATCCTACGTTTAAGGAAGCCAAGCAGTTCTATGAAGAATGCAGCTTGAATGTGGAGACCGGGAGATTCTAATGGCACGTTTGAAAGTTCGCTTACGCGGTAAAACAGTATATGACGTCGCCTTAGCTGAAGATCGCAGCTATATCGCTGGCCGTAAGGAAGATTGCGATATCGTTCTGCAACCTGAAAAGGGCATTTCGCGCGAACACTTCAAATTGAGCTTCCAAAATGGTGGCTGGATGGTTGAAGTGATTTCTCGTTACGGGGATCTTATTTTCAACGGTGAACAAGCTCAGCAATTCGCACTTGAGCATGGTTCGGCATTCACAGTTCCTCCTTATGAATTTGAATTTATGATGACTGCCGATGTCGGCCCGGTTGCAGAAGCTCCTGCTATGTCAGCGGATGCTGGCTACGGTGGTGGTGAGTTGCAAAATCCTCCTGCACACATCGATGCGGGTGGTGGCGACGATTATGCGAATGAAGAAAAGACTGTGATCGGTGTTGCTCCAACAGCAGCCTTCATTAAAATCGTCGACAGTAGCAACGAAACGAAAGAAATGATTCGTTTGGATGCGGGCGATTCATGGATCGCAGGACGCGAGTCGTCTTGCCACATCCAAATTCGCGATCAACGTGTTAGTCGCCGACAATTTGAAATCAGAAGAGCCGGTTCACAATACCACATCCTGGATTTGGGCAGCGTGAACGGAACTTTATTAAACGGAAATCCAATCTCTTCAAGTGATCCGACGCCAATTAAATCGGGTGATGCGATCACAGTGTTAGAGAACTATCTTTATTTTGAGTTGCACGATGCCCACTTCCAAAGTCGTTTGGAAATGGTGAACGTTGCTCCGCCAAGTCCGTTGTTACCAGTCGCAAGCGATGTCTTGCCTCCGGAATATCAACAGGCTCACATGCCGAATGAATTGATGCCTTATCAAGGCGGTATGGCGCCGATGCCATATCAACCGCAGTATCCGATGGGAGCACCCGCGCCGACAGGGCACATGCCGCCACCAGCGGCGAGCGGTAAATTTGATTTTCAAAAGCATCGTCCAAAAATTATCATCGGCGCGGTGGCGGTTATTC containing:
- a CDS encoding DUF748 domain-containing protein gives rise to the protein MKRGYKILISLAVLFIVARIALPLGFLYVINKKLSHDMPTYVGRISNFSISFHRGSYEIDGLRIWRKDRAEYDPIIAVDKIRVSFLTHLFIEKKVLVSVDVDRPRLHIIDSVIKGNQQYGEEQNWEKLFEKFIPYDVENIKVADGSIVFVNRDYKKPVQVSIDKISVSIMNLHNTEKVNRKLPGQIKMSARLQREGWIRASVQFNKDAENPTFNLKADLTSTNLARMNNTFILYGPYYFLRGEMSLFSQVFVNNGAVRGYLTPFFKDVEAVKITWNNRIEKHIFAESIQALGDIVLSNSKRLHGKRYAFSGQMVPGEPRWQAFWTAVRSGFQKNVPGKKNIASRKVSSFSAKWLESTDGQTPANPPKRYGLREELELFQNTPLLVPTSFDQNNFSPHVAR
- a CDS encoding FHA domain-containing protein — its product is MWALRVLTGPQAGQILELKMGRNVIGRAPTCDIKLTSAGVSKEHSEVTVYKEKIVVTDLKSSNGTYLNGIRMQTGIMRLGDKLGIHDVLVDVIPAPDARPQAPRPQQAQVPSQTPMPYYGGGAAPQMPPQMYQQQAYGQPQGIPQPMAGMPGAAPGAAPAPAPAYHPGGVKALVDKLMEYIDKVALPGVYKLPTFIEFKMVLLGFVVLFIFVTTLLSMIPMVAISRASIINESKRRAASIARTVATMNQAALLQNSFSQLTTNQAESEDGVKQVLIVQQSDGMILAPATRAGTTPDLPFVHVARREMRPQSVEVDSSTIGASFPIGLFDPNTGEQSVKAHAIVLYDIGSLAFDDGRAISLFMQTLVIATLVGLLIYFFMYKLIEYPIASLNSQLDIAMREKKDSTEVDFMFPPLQALVGNINSLLTRYISGARDEGGGGNFVNKDGEAENLVQMIGFPSVAIAKDGRIIACSPSFAAVAHAEATALAGQMYTAIPDTAMQQNIEHLVGKSRENPRVIHTDQLEFSGHLCVLSCQAMSSSPTDIDYYLITVSPTDGGS
- a CDS encoding nucleoside triphosphate pyrophosphatase, producing MKPIVLASESPRRRQLLHEAGFSFDVVPVKVSEIPNKNLNVNDQILDIARRKARQALADHKSSGKGPAILISADTEVIFGGSPLGKPADRDDAYRILKLLSGNYHEVLTAVCVVDTDTGKELSHVETTKIFFKTLNDDEIWTYIATGEPMDKAGAYGIQGHGGKFVEKFEGPFDNVVGLPVAVVRHLLAKLES
- a CDS encoding FHA domain-containing protein; its protein translation is MGAAPNVKDALSFEVEVTKGPHIGLRLNFSKGSATIGRGPENDIVLSSDPRVSRQHAEIKQRGSEFVVVNLSSKNFILVNGEAVQSEVLKKGTVIQIGETEMRFICEGAEEPQLAAVPSSVPAATPGLKPNSPFVPVTPAPTPAAAPRPQAGVPAFQQPGMAPSVPPMGMPPSMPSQGMGYGGGFQAPPSAGPAPAMRGGGGSILQNPKARFYGIIAIVAVVGYFIFSPSKGNKAKDPNAIRTSSISLQDMAEADKRTQELASLKKDKYDSVQYRRAQENFIRGFRDFQQGQYARSREAFQVVLNLDPDNELAKRYYHLAKIKFDELVKFNMIQGNRYREKKNWRMCQSNYSNVMTMLQNRKDDPTFKEAKQFYEECSLNVETGRF
- a CDS encoding DUF192 domain-containing protein, encoding MMAVLQNKSTNVNLVPNLEVAKTFWSRGKGLLGRKNLSEDAALWIHQCNSIHTCFMQFSIDCVFVDKNLKVKAIYKDVKPWRMVFPVWGASSVIEMAAGTSSKLNISVGDQLYVGA
- a CDS encoding type II secretion system F family protein, whose protein sequence is MNSLEHKEAKMGSAELMLILGLLLAGVAVFLFVSSIFASNADKSQLSWANNAEPVKSKNPIINFSRPLVHQFTLQHALKIRSEGYRKKVRKFIKTSGLSAELNEDEFIGLQLLWGIMFPIFLLIMNFSLQLGLSPYMCVGMGLIGFYLPQIHSKGEKKKRELSVRADLPFFIDLLALSVEAGLDFFSAIQKIVDKAQGTDSVLADEFSIVLKDIKIGSSKTQALKEMAERLDMNEITSFVAVLVDAEATGASISQVLKDQSEQMRLERFVRAEKAGARASQAILIPLMIFILPAVFIMVFGPVAVSFMSGGK
- a CDS encoding YggS family pyridoxal phosphate-dependent enzyme, giving the protein MSLQQVLSQLGKAKLLAVSKLQPMEKIRDLYGQGQRRFGENYVQEALDKQEALSDLPDIEWHLIGHLQKNKAKYVVGKFHLIHSVESLELAQVLSRQCDSKGVQQNILIQVNLAHEETKNGFDKNDVLAAWPELMKLPNLHIMGLMTMPPLTETGSEVRHYFAELRALRDELKRQTDTTVHPMTELSMGTSHDYQVAIEEGATIVRLGTILFGERPVRR